One Lysinibacillus fusiformis genomic window carries:
- a CDS encoding DUF4054 domain-containing protein: protein MLLTSIERIRILSDEFTSISDERLTMYIEDASSEVSFLNAPEQYQERLTRYLTAHLASLSITSQQTVIREKVDVIERQYSDPSKNFGLLATKYGQEYQRMLEELEEQSAPKKSINLVVL, encoded by the coding sequence GAACGTATTCGCATACTTAGTGATGAATTTACTTCGATATCAGATGAACGATTAACAATGTACATTGAGGATGCTTCTTCGGAAGTGTCCTTTTTAAATGCACCTGAGCAGTATCAAGAGCGATTAACTCGTTATTTAACAGCACATCTGGCTTCGCTGAGTATCACTAGCCAACAGACAGTTATCCGAGAAAAAGTAGATGTGATTGAACGTCAATACAGTGATCCAAGTAAAAATTTCGGTTTGCTTGCTACTAAATATGGTCAAGAATATCAACGTATGTTGGAAGAGTTAGAAGAACAATCGGCTCCAAAGAAATCAATTAATTTGGTGGTGTTGTAA
- a CDS encoding DUF3383 family protein, whose product MAASDKSRFVEVNITRETKPVAEKGFGLPLMLATNIDLDYKIYTDISEVAEDFVETTREYKLATRMFGQSPKIRELACYGTSYISGTDDVTALPAALNDLVKTNNDWFYLVSVESGDAEIKALCEWISTQEKIYGVTTKNIALTEELKNKYENVLVSVHEDEHSYHAEGLIAYGAPQVIGSYVFSHKQINGVGAAKLSNAEINTVIANNATTCISEMGWLINASGKAIGGEYLDVIQADYFLRARLREDVFQLLATVKKVPYTDAGIAMIVARMDTRFKSAYRQGIIAEDDNGEPDYQITFPRRKDIPKNTIAQRNLPDINFRLVIAGGVEKVQINGVLTL is encoded by the coding sequence ATGGCTGCATCCGATAAATCACGTTTTGTAGAGGTCAATATTACACGTGAGACAAAGCCAGTTGCAGAAAAAGGCTTCGGTTTGCCTTTGATGCTCGCAACAAATATAGATTTAGATTACAAGATCTATACAGACATTTCAGAAGTAGCAGAGGATTTTGTTGAAACAACTAGAGAGTACAAATTAGCTACACGTATGTTTGGCCAGTCACCAAAAATACGAGAACTAGCTTGTTATGGTACCTCATATATTTCCGGTACTGATGATGTTACAGCGTTGCCTGCCGCCTTAAATGACCTTGTGAAAACTAATAACGATTGGTTTTATCTTGTATCTGTAGAAAGTGGCGATGCAGAAATTAAGGCGTTATGTGAATGGATTTCGACACAAGAGAAAATTTATGGCGTAACGACTAAAAATATTGCGTTGACAGAAGAGTTGAAAAATAAATATGAAAATGTTCTAGTGTCAGTACATGAAGATGAACATTCATACCATGCCGAGGGATTAATTGCTTATGGTGCTCCACAGGTTATCGGTTCTTATGTATTCAGTCATAAGCAAATCAACGGTGTTGGTGCTGCTAAGTTATCCAATGCGGAAATTAATACAGTTATCGCGAACAATGCCACAACATGTATTAGTGAAATGGGTTGGCTGATTAATGCATCTGGAAAAGCAATAGGTGGGGAGTATTTAGACGTGATTCAAGCAGATTACTTCCTGCGTGCACGATTACGTGAGGATGTATTCCAACTACTAGCAACTGTTAAGAAAGTTCCGTACACAGATGCAGGTATTGCAATGATTGTAGCTCGCATGGATACTCGCTTCAAATCAGCATATCGACAAGGTATTATTGCAGAGGATGACAATGGCGAACCAGATTATCAAATCACTTTCCCTCGCCGTAAAGATATTCCGAAAAATACGATTGCACAGCGTAACTTACCAGATATTAATTTCCGTCTAGTAATCGCTGGCGGGGTGGAAAAAGTACAAATCAATGGTGTGCTAACACTGTAA
- a CDS encoding phage neck terminator protein, whose translation MNLMKLIRNELATDTSVTLNRADQIGKLPPLPYATYKIIGDRKGIGRENISHVDQPNALVETRSQERNFTISFNTYGTSHDNASEVAAQLRKWFEGRGSFFLDGLGVAVASISEVGNRTTFLMDSYDEKWGFDVIIRYNETDEYEIDYFDKVEYELTVERE comes from the coding sequence ATGAATTTAATGAAATTAATTCGTAATGAGCTAGCTACTGATACATCTGTAACGCTTAATCGTGCCGACCAAATTGGTAAGCTACCACCATTGCCATACGCTACTTACAAAATCATTGGTGACCGTAAAGGCATAGGGCGAGAAAACATATCTCATGTAGATCAACCAAATGCTTTGGTAGAAACACGTTCACAAGAACGCAACTTTACAATTTCATTCAATACGTATGGGACTTCGCATGATAACGCTTCAGAAGTGGCAGCACAGCTTCGGAAGTGGTTTGAGGGGCGAGGTTCTTTCTTTTTAGATGGTTTAGGCGTAGCAGTTGCTAGTATTTCAGAAGTTGGGAATAGAACAACTTTTCTTATGGATTCCTACGATGAAAAGTGGGGATTCGATGTGATTATTCGTTACAACGAAACTGATGAATATGAAATTGATTACTTCGATAAAGTCGAATACGAATTAACAGTGGAAAGGGAGTGA